A single window of Paroedura picta isolate Pp20150507F chromosome 8, Ppicta_v3.0, whole genome shotgun sequence DNA harbors:
- the LOC143843971 gene encoding phospholipase A2 inhibitor alpha-like protein — protein MLLLLASCALLLGTSLAVPQQQQAQECCHEEMQNLIARLEVLSKEVKALETAFYTVHHARSFGTGSERLFVSNEQEGNFETANSTCIRAHGYVPAPKNEAENNALVEKLKRHNKSAYLGHLSAGYSNWAPGEPSSAKGAETCVKIDGDGKWRATSCKEQLLIMCEFSFV, from the exons ATGCTTCTGCTCCTAGCATCCTGCGCTCTTCTTCTGGGGACATCTCTGGCCGttccgcagcagcagcaggcacaaGAATGTTGCCATGAAG AAATGCAGAACTTGATCGCACGGCTAGAGGTGTTGTCTAAAGAAGTGAAGGCCCTTGAAACTGCCTTCTATACCGTCCACCATG CCCGCTCTTTTGGAACTGGCTCCGAAAGATTATTTGTGAGCAACGAACAAGAAGGCAACTTTGAAACCGCCAACAGCACCTGCATCCGAGCACATGGCTACGTACCTGCCCCTAAGAATGAGGCTGAGAATAATGCCCTGgtggaaaagctgaagaggcACAACAAATCGGCTTATCTCGGCCACCTTTCCGCCGGCTACTCCAACTGGGCACCGGGGGAACCGAGCAGTGCTAAAGGTGCTGAGACCTGTGTGAAAATCGATGGTGATGGCAAGTGGAGGGCCACATCTTGTAAAGAGCAGCTCTTGATCATGTGtgaattttcttttgtttaa